In Dermacentor variabilis isolate Ectoservices chromosome 7, ASM5094787v1, whole genome shotgun sequence, a genomic segment contains:
- the LOC142587971 gene encoding alpha-ketoglutarate-dependent dioxygenase alkB homolog 4, producing the protein MEPKCSCKGVRTCLACEQVKEPSKHAISKRKVRHPFTFCTDCRLCWPGWIHNSESTESTQNSHDGYSPPLKVPGIEVYEEFLTRDEEAILVDGIDAHEWVGSQSGRLKQDFGPRVNFKKKRVRTGEFEGLPAYYTSVEQKMSRCPVVSDFEAVELCNLDYSPKRGSCIDPHYDDWWLWGHRLVTFNLLSDTVLTLSRPEQHWMLTDEDLIDEPSAPAADHCPQPSTSVAHDRSVCKSWSEDFKDSVSVRTPPRLCAVQVALPRRSMLVLYGDARYKWHHSILRDDVTSRRVAMTVRELSEEFLEGGASCDFGAELLEIAKLRV; encoded by the coding sequence ATGGAACCCAAGTGTTCCTGCAAGGGCGTGAGAACATGTCTCGCTTGCGAGCAAGTCAAAGAACCCAGCAAACACGCCATATCCAAACGAAAGGTGCGACATCCGTTCACCTTTTGCACCGACTGCAGACTGTGTTGGCCGGGATGGATACACAACAGTGAATCGACGGAAAGTACTCAGAACAGCCACGACGGATACTCCCCTCCGCTCAAGGTGCCGGGCATCGAAGTCTACGAAGAGTTCCTGACGCGCGACGAAGAGGCGATCCTCGTCGACGGCATCGACGCCCACGAATGGGTCGGATCTCAGTCGGGTCGTCTCAAGCAAGACTTCGGGCCTCGCGTCAACTTCAAGAAGAAACGCGTCAGGACCGGCGAGTTCGAGGGCCTACCGGCCTACTATACGAGCGTCGAGCAGAAGATGAGCCGCTGCCCCGTCGTGTCCGACTTCGAGGCGGTCGAGCTGTGCAACCTCGACTACAGCCCCAAGCGCGGCTCGTGCATCGACCCGCACTACGACGACTGGTGGCTCTGGGGTCACCGGCTCGTGACCTTTAACCTCCTGTCCGACACGGTGCTGACCCTGTCGCGACCCGAGCAGCACTGGATGCTGACCGACGAAGACCTGATCGACGAGCCATCGGCGCCTGCCGCCGATCATTGCccgcagccttcgacgagcgtcgCGCACGACAGGAGCGTCTGCAAGTCGTGGAGCGAAGACTTCAAGGACTCCGTGTCGGTGCGGACTCCGCCTCGCCTGTGCGCCGTGCAGGTCGCGCTGCCGCGGCGCTCGATGCTGGTGTTGTACGGCGACGCGCGCTACAAGTGGCACCACTCGATCCTCAGGGACGACGTGACAAGTCGCAGGGTCGCCATGACGGTGCGAGAGCTGTCGGAGGAATTTCTCGAAGGCGGCGCCTCGTGCGATTTCGGCGCCGAGCTGCTCGAAATCGCGAAGTTGCGCGTGTGA